From Plutella xylostella chromosome 23, ilPluXylo3.1, whole genome shotgun sequence:
GCTAAAAGGGTTAATTAAGCTTTGGAGACATTAACAATAGGACGTTTAATCAACGATTAGCTATTGCCTGCGAGCTTCGGTCTACCTTAAAACTCTGAAGTAGAAGCTGCATTAAGTAGTTTAAAATAAGTGTTTCAAATAGAATGTCAATATTTAATTCGTTCCTGACACGTATACATACCTAACATACGAAGTTTGaagtattattgtattattatacatatattattataaatacagaCATATTTAGAATAATATAAACTTTAGAAACATTTCAAATATGTACAGAACAAATAGTAAAGTTTAGTTCAGAATATTTATCATGTACCTCACTGTAATGTTACTttacataacaatatttattattataagaaaaCTATTATTGCTTTTACAACAAACAAAATCTGTAAACATAGTATGAATATAGAAAGCGCATGGTTATTGTACTTTAACTTTATGTAATCTTacatgtattaaataaataaagattaaaaaaaaaaaaatatatagatacttacctacttttatttGGCATAAGGCAGAATCTCCTAAAGCCAAAAACATTATTTCCCCGCACAAACTGTAAACTGTAATCATCGAAGGAGGTCCTATTCAAAGTCCCATTGCCTTACAACTTACAGTATCAAACAGTATAGATACGTCGCCCAAACAGCTGATGTTATCACCAGCACATTATGTTTCGAAGCACCTAAAGCCACCCTACGCTATAAACCTTCATATTTGTAAGgataaaatgttaaaaatatatttacgtgCGACTTTAGGCCTTATTGCAGAGAAGATAAAATGAAAAGATTTTAGTGTAGGGTTGTCAATAGTTTAAGACtctataaaatgttttatgtaaCACACTGTATATTCACATAACTTTACCTGAATGAAGTGAAAAGCCCCGACGTTGAGAAGAAAAGAGCTCATAACTTTTAAATGCTGAAACTATTTTGAGGCTACATTTTACGGATTTACagtaataggtataaataatgttggattcataaaaaaaaccttttgaaTTGTAACTCTTATCACAAGAAAACTCGGATTGactgattatttttattatttatttagtcctttattgcacaaatatatgtataaataagtgttCAAAAGGTGGACATTGAAGTTGATAGATAGTGACAGTAAATTCAAATCAGTTAGGAAGTTTATCAACAGCCATGCCAAACGCGCATGATATAACATAATCATGTTATAGTGATCATGCATTAATCCACCGAGGAAAAAAACACTACGTAATCTAAATAATCAATCAATTTACTGCTAGGCTAAGTAAAGCATAACATTGGTTGGCAACCCTATTTTTCAAGCACAGGTGCACTTTAAAGTCACGTgcgtaaagtaaaaaaaaacagaaaaggGGCATAATTTATTATCTGCCTCTTAGtttatgtatatacctacaaatatacattttatttgttaaattttgTACTGGTATCTTACATACGGTATTTTTTGGACAGCACTAACTCGTATTGCTGAAGACAGGCTCTTATGTTGATATTATAACGACAAAAATGCCGTGAAATAGAAACAGTTAGCACTCCATATTAACTAACTCACAAAATATTTGAATAGCATTGTGTTagttatacactcacgagcatagaacaacgcggactcgggtatTCATACTCGATGCTCacagcaatgaaaaagttccagtgatataagtattaagtacGAAATTTCATTGAGTATACACAGGTGTCAAGCACGACTTTGTATAGCATGTTATAAAAGTAGGTTGCATATAATTTTACCTCAATCTTTTAGtgggtacctacatattttttcatgaattttcaaAGTTATGGTACAAAAGCTTCTCCATTTTTTGCAACATATTTGCTTTGTAGCAGTTAGAATTAGATTGCAGTCTCTATTTGCGATGCACTTCGTTGTTCGGTGATGGAATAGGTCCATCGCCATATTGGAAATTCGTAGAATTCCGTGTGTTGATTGAAGATGCTTCAGTTTAATTGCTTTCCGGGGAAATACTTTTTTCACGTGAAGTCTCTTAATATTTAGAATTATCACAGAGTGAATCGTCAACCAATTGCTGCCGGTTTGTGTAACTTTAGCCCcttttaactaaaataaaataaatttatccacagaaactttgatggtcatgatttttttaaaataaatagtacccATATTTGCAAattctaatttatttacttgtttTATACCATACATTAAAGAACTTCATATGCTTAACTTATGGAGGGCTCATGACGTCACGCAACATTTAACTTTGATACTGAAAGTTCAATGAGGAAATAACATCGGCACAGTGCAAGTAAATTCTACAtctgttattaaatttatagctAATGGTATTGACTTATGATTATCACCAATTCACCATCAGAAAAAATAGTTTCAGTTTCAATAGATCCTACGAGTCGCCGCGCGCGTTAAGGCGAGCCAGATCTCCCACATCATACGGCTCGGCTGCCGTGGGCTCGTGTTACCCCGTGCCGTAGGTATAACTGCAACTGTACAAGTCCCTAAGTctacaaaatttcataaatttcaATGGCATGGCAGGAGGCACGAGgatatgaaatataattgCCAACCAAATATTAAtcaaatatgaaattaatgaaatatgTGTTTAAATCCAATTGACGTGTATAAAATTGAGCAGACTTCGGGCCCGAGCATCCTTACTACATCCGCTGTATCAGAGGTCGCAGTAATCGTAACATAAATACTCCATTATAGGCCATTAACCTCGCTCGTGCACAAAAAACAAGCCATAAATTGTCAGACCACAATAATGTGTCTTCCTCTGCGGACCCCTAAATTCGGGGGTAAAAGGTATTTACTGGTCCCCATATCCGGTTTTGTATAAAACGCAATGAATTTAACATTAACTAGTGACCTGTGAAAGACCTAGTTCTTGCGAAGTTGGGAAGAGTAAAATATGGGGCATGTTGGCTTCCGTTCCACGGCTCTTATTAATTACTGCAGGTAAAAGGTTAAAAGTTAAAGGTTTTAAGTTAAGAGTGATTTCAGATATGGCTTTTAAAGCTCTTTCATTTTTTTCTATAGATAGAAAATACCTCTTGATTTCATGATCGACCAAGTGGAAGAAACCCGAAGAATTTTCATTTCTGTGAAAATTCTGAAATCGTCACGTCATTGCTAAACAAGTTAATTTGTGATTAAGTAAATTTTCTACCATAATTATTTTGAGTTTCTTTTTCTATTTCAGGCAACCTTAATTTAACCCCAGGAATATTTGAACCCGTGACCCTTAGCGAGAGAAGCCATGTCTTAAATCACTTGATCGAATTTCAATGACGCTATCCAGCGAAGGTCATTTAACTTTCACGAGTTTCACAATAGAGCCACGTAAAGAAAAAGTAGATATATatgcaatgatttcaaaaggaaggatacgcccgtcagaacgttttgtcaaaagaaaatggcacccgcgcgctggccctaaattcatacaaattatgacagatttatgaggttttagggccaacgcgagggtgtcattttctagagcggttgggcctgtccttacgcttgtaatatataagtcaatgtaTATATGACTTTTGCGCTGCCAAATCAATTATTCAAGCAATTTTACTCACTGATTTTATCTTCAATTTTATATCAATTTAGGATTACCTACTATTACCAAATTAACATTCAAGAGAAGAGATAAAGTATCCAGTCCCGCTAACAGCGCACAACAAATATCATTTCTGAAAACAGTGTGATTAAGAGTCACATGTGAGAGATAAATGAGTTGAAGAacatttactgccagtttttaaatataactcTATCTAAAACTGGCAGTTAATCCATACATTCACACAAGCTCTAGTAATTTGATaaaatcatattatatttataggtattcATTCGTAGAATACTCCTTGGTATAGTTTGTCACTTTTCTCAGGCGATGTTTATTCTACGAGCAAAGAAAGACTCACAACAAGTTGATTTTGTAGCTGGTACACCCGTAGATACACAGGCTGGTATTTTATACGTGCTCGACCAGGTTTTAGAATGATGTGTTAAGAATTATTATACACTGAGCAGGAACTggaatccttactaatattataaatgtgaaagtaactgtgtctgtctgtctgtctgttactctttcacgccaaaactactgaacggatttgaatgaaatttatacatacggtatacatacggtctagaccctgggaaagaacataggctactttttatcccggaattcccacgggaaaacttttaaggcgaagcgaagcgcgcgggaacagctagtacaaaataaatgtatacaaataaactacaaTGTATAACACTGCATtgtttattgaataaataataaaaaatatgcaccTAAGTAATCTGTAACACCCAGTAGGTATATGCCTAGGCATTGGTGTGTATCAAACTTTCAGTCCAACTATATCATGTTGTTATCAACGGAGTGTGAATACAGCTCTATCACTAAAGAATATCCACCCTGTATTCGTAGAAACCCTGTACAGCCACAGAATTGCCATTATGCAGGAGTCGCAAACCAGATAAAACCGGTGTTACACAAGCAAAAGTAAACACTGAACAGCTGAACCAAACTGAGAATAAACAGACGTCGTAAAGTCAAAGTTTTCGCACGTGACGAGAAGGTTTATCGAGAACGCTTCTCGTAAACATCACCAACGGTTTTTAACCCCTGACGTTGAACCCTGATCACTCTTAGCTCAGAAGATTTAGGGATTATATTGGACTGTAACCATGATGAAGATTAAGATGGTGGATGTACCGTGCGTATCGAAGGATGTGGCTACTGAATCCACGAAATGGTTTGGAATGTAAATGTATTCTTGTAAAGAGATCTATTTGATATCAGTAATGGCATTTTGGGTATTTTTTACGTCCTGATAGGTTAAGATGTTTCGAGTTTAGCGCTGTAAAGAAAATGTTACTTTGGATGAgcctagtaggtacttaagtggTGGACAGAAATCCTAACCATAATAACAATGTTCTTTTGGGTCGAGCACTATCGTGAAATTAAGTTAGTAAAAGGGTTAATTATTAAATGCTATAAGTTCAGTCATCCACCCTAGGTACACAACacgtaataatattaattttaccCACATAGGTTTCGGTATACACTCGTTGTATTCCATTATACTGATATAAATTAGGCAAGTAATACAATATTAACTAGGGACTGATTTCACTTAAGTACTAATGAGTACAAATGTGGTCAGAGTACCATCCATCATTTAGGAAATACGATCGTGGTTTGCGTTTGCAGTTGGTTATACAGGGGGTTTCAAAATtagtatcctaactaatattataaatgcgaaagtaactgtgtctgtctgtctgtctgtctgtctgtctgttactctttcacgccaaaactactgaacggatttgaatgaaatttggtacacatatggtctagaccctgggaaagaacataggctacttttaatcccggaattcccacggcaaaactatttaaggcgaagcgaagctcgcgggaacagctagtactatATATAAGCAACACTTTGTATGTactatacaggttgttgcaaaaagggtaaggcacatgtaggtttcggctatgtacaccctttttgcaacatgcTGTATAAGCAACACTGTGTATGTACTATATACATAagtttgtattattatttatatcttaGTTTTTCATTTGGATCTCTAGTGGGAATTCTGAATAAACACTCCACTACTTAAATGTCGTTTTAGGTGGAATTCAGCGATTGAAAATGAACACGATCCTAATTTTTCCTGATAATGGTATCTAAGTGCAGTAGTGTTATGTGCAACAAGCTTTTGTAGGTATTCCGTATCTAAGTTTCTGAAGATTCTTTGAATTTTCATAGCTCTGAGTATAAAGTACATAGGcggaagaaaaaaataaaatcttaccGTCGCCGTCGGTGCTTATAACTAATTACCTGCTGATATAACTAAACTtatcatcataataaattagtaGAAGTACTGTcagtataataaaaaagtaataatttaagtttttgtatCATTCATATAGCCATTTCTTAAAATCTCCACCGCAAATTACTTCGTCGAAACTAATACCTCAGAGAAAAAACCGACAAGCAACGCTATCGtatttttctaataaaatTCGCCACCGCGAATTCTACCTTTAATCAAAAGTGGAACTCGAAACTGGAAGGAAAATATCTTTTACAAAAGTATCAGTTTCTCCGGTAAATGCATTTCGGTcgggaaataaaattatagagtACCTTTTTGGAGAATGAAAGCGGCCACACTCAAGACACCGCCTGAATACCTAATGGAGACGTGGCTGAGCAACGCGGTATCTTCAGCACTTTACTGCGACTCTAAAATATAAAGACTATAGAAAGGGCCCCactgtatatgtatgtatacataaaCACAATTTGTGGCGGTTACCAGAACCTCTGCATATATTTATTGGGTTGCTTAAACTGGTCGAGTGAGATGTAATTTGATGACTCGTTAAATAGCCACAAAGTGATCAACGACTGAAAAGCATGACGAACCTATTTACCTACCAGTTTTGGAACACTTTAAACATTTTCGACTTGCGCATATACAAAATTTTGCGattatttgtattgtttactataaaataaaaataatcacataggtacataataatttctGAATGGATCTGACCACGACAATTTCGGTTTTACTTTCAGAGCTCCATATCTCCACAACGAACAAATTGTATTTACCATCATAAAACATTTTCTCAGAACTTTTCAACCGAACATGTTTGAAATTGATGTGTGTTGAGGCATTTGTAGATATAAAAGCCTTTTGATGTTTCCCGAATTTATTGTATCTGAATCCTTTTACGTCGATATACAATACGATGTAATATGGTTGTTCCATTTTACTGTGACGTCACAAAAATAGGACAAACAAAGTTAGAAGTAGGGTTGTAATGATGGctacgagggctacaccgaaaagatcgggaatagaatacttaggaataaattagagtgaaacctttttggtgtatcaaatgtagtgtttttttaaacataattccattttcgaattttaaaaaaagtaaaaaataaaagagtattgaccatttgaatttgacaagtcggtgtaaaaaatggagcttacgcgggaacatttccgtgcaataatttttcacaactttcgtcgaggtttatctcaagaacaatgtctcgccgagcttgtttctatttataaacttgaagcaccaagtaaaacgactatatatcgttggtattctgagtttcgccgtggacgttcctctcttaccacagtcccttctactggtcggcgaaaaacagcggtaacacaagataacatcgatgctgtacgccagttaataaaagaagataggcATGTGACATACtagcagattcgggcttctctcagcattggtatgacagccattcaaaccattttacatgaagaactgggtgtcaagaagttagtttcgcgctgggtgccccaccgtttgaccgaggaacaaaagtcggctcgtgttaattggtgtcgatctgctctgcaacggttcaatggaggcagttcaaatgctgtctacaatatcgtctctggtgatgaatcgtggatttattcatatgagcccgaaagaaaacatcaatcggcagtttgggtcttcgaaggtgaggtcaagccaacaaaagttattcgctcacgcagcgtgtcgaaaaaaatggtcgcttcgtttgtatcgaaaactggccatgtggctacgattccattacaagaacaaaggacggttactgctgattggtacacaacagtttgtttgccggaagtcgtaagagaacttcgtaaaactaacccgaatcgtcgtataatccttcaccacgataatgcaagctctcataccgctcgcaaaacaagaacgtttttaaatatggaaaacgtggagttgatggaccatcctccgtatagccctgatctgagccccaatgattattttaaattcccaagaattaaagatatgctacgtggtcaacggtttagcggcccagaagaggcggtcgaagcttacaaatcagctgttttgacagtatccacttcagactggaattactgtttcaatgattggtttaatcgaatgaaaaagtgcattgaatgtcacggagactactttgaaaaacaataaatgtaaataatattatgatatctttgtatcCTCTTCCCCCCCGGATGCGAAAGCGTAAGGAAGTGTCcacgtaattaatttattttcaaattatttaaaaaacatttaaaagtgAAAAATCAATTCATAATAATAGGAGTGCATAAATATCAAGAGCCTACAGTACAGAAGCGCCTCGCCCGAGTGACGTCAAACGCATCATCCACATCGACTCATCGCGGTATCAGCGTCCCCGCCCGACCGGTTCAAGCGCAAACAGGTACGCACACACTCACACCACCCGAGACGTCATCAAGTGACGACACCGCTACGCGGGCGCCTACCTGCCGCTGCCATAACACCTCCTCGCGAGTCTTGTATCCTGGTACCGGGCCGCTAACAGAGACGAATTTGAGGTTTTGCTAATCAATCTTACAAGGCGCTCTCCTTTGAAGCTGTTTACATCCTTTACTAGGGCGCTCAACTCGCTCTGCCACTTTGCACTCAAATGGATACTTCTATGTCAGATTCCGAACTACTTAAAAACGACACCCCACCAAACTTTTCTTCCTACCGTAACAAAAGAAAACGTCACGATGAAATAACCACAGAACTAGAAGAATTTAAAGAAGACATGAAAAAAATGCTTACCAGGCTCTTTGCTGAGCATAAGAAGGATTCGGAAGGAATTATGCCTACTTTAAAGGAAATAAAAGTCGTGAATACTAATATTGAAGCCTCAATATCTTTTCTTACGGCCCAGAACGAAGAGCTTAAGAAGAAAATAGAATTGTTAGAGAGTCAATCTAAGGAAGACAAGAAACAGATTACGTCATTAGAAGAGAAGATTGAAGACCTACAGAGAGGGCAAAGAAAGTGTAATATAGAAATAAAGAATGTGCCCATAGTGGGCCAAGAAACGAATGTCGATCTCCTGAAAATGGCCGCTAGTCTTGGAAAGGTCTTAGGTAGTGACCTAGACACCAACCACATAAGAGACATCTACCGAGTCCGAAGCAGAAAGCCCAATGCCAAAAACAGCTCTATCATAATGGAGGTAAACTCTACGTTAAAAAGAAATGATATCATTAGGAAATGTAAAGAATTTAACACCAAACAACCGAAACTCTGCGCAAGGCACCTAGGCCTCACTGCAAATACAGAAACCCCTATTTACCTATCGGAACACATGACACCTCGTGGCTCTAGACTACACTTCCTAGCTAGAGACCTAAGCCGATCTAGGTCCTATAAGTTCTGCTGGACTTCCTTTGGTAAGGTCTATGTAAGGAAGGATGAGAGATCGCCGGTTATATGGATTACGTCCGAGGGGCAGATTCAGCAACTTGTTTCCGAAAAGTGACTACTAATTATGTTACTTTCTTTGTATTATCTAATAAGCCACTATTGCATGTTTTTGTTACTTACCATTTATATAGTTTTTCTACAGACTAATATCACAACACACTACTCTAGCATAAATCACACGCACACCAGCACACAATatccatattatttattatataacaCTGACCCACAAACCCTTTTCATTTCAATAACATCCACACACATCACATTAAATTCATCTCATAATATCTGGGTGAAATCTATGCTTCATGATACACTAGACAATAAACCAAAAACATAtctgaaaaaatacataaattatattaataacaaaactaaaactaGGTATAAAACCACGCATAATTTTTCAAACCTGTATCTCATTagtcaaaatcaaaataaaaaatatattaaaaggaGCACAGAACTTAAAATCTCTACCCAGCTACTGCCTGAAAGTGCTACTTCACTTCCTAAAATGATCTCGGCCTTTACGCTAATTCGTTATGGCTAGGGTACTACAATCAATACAAGAAATAGACCAACTGGAGGTAGCCAGTGCCATCTCCTGTGATCCTAGTGAATTTAAAACGCATAGTATAGGCAGTCGAGATCTCACTATATTCGCTCAAAATATTCGGAGCATATACTGCAACTTCGATGATTTTTTAgttaatatatctgaatttaagttCGAATCTGACCTAATTATTTTAACCGAATGCCGCCTTAGCCTTAATAAACCTATACCAATCTTACCAAATTACTTGTCTTTTGAAACTAAGCATAACCTAAACCAAAATGACGGTGTGGTTGTCTATGTTAAGTCGCATCTTAAGTGCAACGTAAAGGAAATAAGGCTAAGTCAGGCATCCTGCCTACAGGttgatataattaataatattgtattatgtatttaccgTTCTCCATCAAACACTAACACGGAAAAATTCACAGATTCACTATGCAACCATCTGGATTCCTTAAGatcgcaaaaaaatattataattgccggtgatattaatataaatatcaaaccGAAAGTTGTAGAAACGTCGCTAGAATATAATAACAGAATTTATTACCTGAATGCGTTATCTATGTATGGTATTCTACCTGGACATTTGCTACCAACAAGAGAAACTAGTTGTTTGGATCACTTTatgataaaaattaataaaaaaaagacgTCAGCTTatattgcaataataaataccaCGATCACAGATCATTTAACAACTTTTCTATCTTTAtgcaaactaaaaaataactGTTTTGTTGCACCTAGAAACAAATCTATGACTAATTTCGAGAGTGCCCTAAAGCACTTACAGGAACAAAACCTTGCTGAATTGCTTTTCAGTAGTGACCCGAACTTAGTCACTGATTGcctcataaataaattaatggaTTCCATAGAACTAAACACCACTACAGTAAAAATTCCAAAAAGTAAACGCGTAATTAAACCTTGGATTACAATTGGCATTTTAAGATGTATTAAAAACCGAAACCATCTACAAAAACAATACCGTaatgataaatataatgaaattaaaaagataACATTCACCCGATATAGAAATTACTGTAACTCactcataaaaaaactaaaaagaaattacgaaaaaaaattacttgccGCATcgactaaaaataataagcaactttggaaaaatattaaaaatataacttataatAACAAACCTAAAAACTCTAACTCTGAACTAACTTTACTAAAATCATCTCCTACCGAATCAGCTGattacataaatacctactttgcACAGATTGGACAAAAGCTTGCGAATAGTATTCAAACACACTTGTCGTCACCAAATGAAGaactaaacaaaattttaagcAATATTCCTACGCAGCCCCATTGCTTTGCCCTCTTAGATAGCGACCCTGAAGAAGTGTATACCATTATAACGAGCCTGAAAACAGAAAGCGCGCCTGGTTGGGATAACATCACAACTAAATTCATAAAACACGCTATACACGAGGTTACTCCTATAATAGTTCATTTGGCTAACCTATGTTTTGAACAAGGCATTTTTCCAGCTCCCCTAAAGCGCTCTAATATAACTCCAATATATAAGGGTGGGgataaaaatgatataaacAATTATCGGCCTATTTCTGTTTTAACTGTAGTTTCTAAAATATtggaaaaacttttaaataatagactaataaactatttaaattCCTTTGAAATAATATCTGAGAGTCAATTTggttttagaaaaaatatctcCACAGATGACGCAGTATTGTCCTTAACTCAACTTGTTACAGAACAAGTCGACAAAGGAAAAAAATGCCTCACTGTGTTCATAGACCTTCGTAAAGCCTTTGATACCGTATCTATCCCCATCCTCCTGAAGAAACTCGAAATAACTGGAATTCGTGGCCCCCAACTTTCAATTTTCAAAGACTACCTATCAAACAGAGTACAAAGGGTGAAAATAGGTGATTGTTATAGTGAGGACATTGGTGTGTCATACGGCGTACCACAAGGAAGTGTCTTAGGACCAACCTTATTTCTGATCTATATCAACGATCTTTGCAATATGAATATTGCCAGTGCCAAAATTTTCTCGTATGCTGATGACACAGCGATTGTCTTCTCTGGAGATACTTGGGGGGAAGCTAAGGAATCAGCTGAAAGAGGTATGAGACAGGTCTCTCTTTGGTTAGAATTAAACCTTCTAAGTCTCAATACAGAGAAAACTAATTTCATATGCTTTAGCATTTATGATAAGTACCAACCACCtgcaaattataaaattaaaatacataactgTCATGAACAGAGCACTGACTGTGGCTGTCCTATAATctccaaagtaaataaaaccaaataTCTTGGTGTGATGATAGACCAGCGCCTTTCTTGGTATCCACAAATTGAGTACATTAGCAGTAGAATAAGGAAATTTATATGGATGTTTAGGAACTTAAGACATGTTGCGTCAAAGGAAATATTGAATAGTATTTACGTAGCTCTGG
This genomic window contains:
- the LOC125490431 gene encoding uncharacterized protein LOC125490431, which translates into the protein MDTSMSDSELLKNDTPPNFSSYRNKRKRHDEITTELEEFKEDMKKMLTRLFAEHKKDSEGIMPTLKEIKVVNTNIEASISFLTAQNEELKKKIELLESQSKEDKKQITSLEEKIEDLQRGQRKCNIEIKNVPIVGQETNVDLLKMAASLGKVLGSDLDTNHIRDIYRVRSRKPNAKNSSIIMEVNSTLKRNDIIRKCKEFNTKQPKLCARHLGLTANTETPIYLSEHMTPRGSRLHFLARDLSRSRSYKFCWTSFGKVYVRKDERSPVIWITSEGQIQQLVSEK